From a region of the Sporosarcina ureilytica genome:
- a CDS encoding ABC transporter substrate-binding protein, translated as MRNLLKISALIMLIAGGILAGCGNGDSGSGSKDGKVKLVFWDENAGPQRTPIWEELIDRFNEENPEIEVEYVGLPKDSAKAKLDTAIAADDMPDVASVQTSWLPEFAIRDALLPLDDYLADSELNDLINAGAVNFNKEIVNDGKLYGIPYTQNLDVIWVRSDWFNDAGVTIPSTWDEFFNAAEEMTGDGHYGYTIRGGAGGSFQLQRLMFAYSGLENYFDEDGKSVINHPKHVEFLEKYIELYGKNTPKSDITNDYKEMIAGFDTGVVAMVHHNIGSYGEHQKAFEADQFEAIPLPKTEDGKYVAEGGNTINVSIFNTTKNADAAWKFTEFINSAESQSYWNEQVGQIPTNSGVLDMDWIKEAQHIKTAFEVYDNPDTVLYQPPFYLPDYRSILDNIVDSGTQKVMSGDSSVQEFLDEWAKAVDASEAKYNEAMKK; from the coding sequence ATGAGAAATTTACTAAAAATAAGTGCATTAATCATGCTCATCGCCGGAGGGATCTTAGCCGGTTGTGGGAATGGAGACTCGGGTTCAGGCTCAAAGGACGGAAAGGTTAAACTAGTTTTTTGGGATGAGAATGCTGGACCACAACGTACACCAATTTGGGAAGAATTAATTGATCGTTTTAATGAAGAAAATCCAGAGATTGAAGTTGAGTATGTAGGTCTTCCAAAGGACTCTGCAAAAGCTAAATTAGACACAGCTATTGCGGCAGATGACATGCCAGACGTTGCTTCTGTACAAACAAGTTGGTTACCGGAATTTGCAATTCGTGATGCATTGCTTCCTTTAGATGATTATTTAGCAGATTCAGAGCTAAACGATCTCATTAACGCAGGGGCAGTTAATTTTAACAAAGAAATTGTAAATGACGGAAAATTATATGGTATTCCTTACACGCAAAATTTAGATGTCATTTGGGTTCGTTCAGATTGGTTCAATGATGCAGGTGTAACAATTCCAAGTACTTGGGATGAATTCTTTAATGCGGCAGAAGAAATGACAGGGGACGGACACTACGGCTATACAATTCGCGGTGGTGCGGGCGGTTCATTCCAACTTCAAAGATTAATGTTCGCTTACTCAGGATTGGAAAATTATTTTGATGAAGATGGAAAATCTGTAATCAATCATCCAAAACATGTTGAGTTTCTTGAAAAATATATCGAGCTATACGGTAAGAATACACCTAAGAGTGATATAACGAACGATTATAAAGAAATGATTGCTGGTTTCGACACAGGCGTGGTTGCGATGGTTCACCACAACATCGGATCTTACGGTGAGCATCAAAAAGCTTTTGAAGCAGACCAATTTGAAGCCATTCCACTACCAAAAACGGAAGATGGAAAGTATGTAGCTGAAGGTGGAAATACAATCAACGTTTCTATCTTTAATACAACAAAAAATGCGGATGCAGCTTGGAAATTCACGGAGTTTATTAACTCAGCAGAAAGTCAAAGTTACTGGAACGAGCAAGTTGGACAAATTCCAACAAACTCTGGTGTGTTAGATATGGATTGGATTAAAGAAGCACAACATATTAAAACAGCATTTGAAGTATACGATAATCCAGACACTGTATTGTACCAACCGCCATTCTACTTACCAGACTACCGTTCTATCCTTGATAACATTGTAGATTCTGGAACGCAAAAGGTAATGAGTGGAGACAGTTCAGTACAAGAGTTCCTTGATGAATGGGCAAAAGCAGTCGATGCTTCAGAAGCTAAATATAATGAAGCAATGAAAAAGTAA